One Bos taurus isolate L1 Dominette 01449 registration number 42190680 breed Hereford chromosome 3, ARS-UCD2.0, whole genome shotgun sequence DNA window includes the following coding sequences:
- the VSIG8 gene encoding V-set and immunoglobulin domain-containing protein 8 precursor, whose amino-acid sequence MGVRGAFHLLLACLSPALLSAVRINGDGQEILYLAEGDNVRLGCPYILDPEDYGPNGLDIEWKQVNSDPSHRENVFLSYQDKTINHGNLPHLQQRVRFAASDPSQYDASITLSNLQVSDTATYECRVKKTTVATRRVIITVQARPAVPLCWSEGHFTHGNDVVLKCFANGGSPPLTYKWAKISGHTHPYRAGSYHSQHSFHSELSYHESFHSSISQGLNNGDLVLKDISYKDDGLYQCTVANHVGYSVCVVEVKVSDTRRIGIIIGAVLGSLLALGCLLVGIWGLVCCCCGGAGVGGGSRGAFGYGGGVGGGVGGGACGDLSNEIREDAVAPGCKASGRGNRVTHLLGYPTQNVSRSLRRKYAPQPCGGPEDVALAARPAPAAAACEAGPSPVYVQVKSAEPASSTAEGPLQSKDGLLV is encoded by the exons ATGGGAGTCCGAGGAGCATTCCACCTTCTGCTCGCATGCCTGAGCCCAG CGCTGCTGTCTGCTGTACGGATCAACGGGGATGGCCAGGAGATCCTGTACCTGGCGGAAGGTGACAATGTGAGGCTGGGCTGCCCCTACATCCTGGACCCTGAGGACTACGGTCCTAATGGGCTGGACATCGAGTGGAAGCAGGTCAACTCAGACCCCTCACATCGGGAGAATGTG TTCCTTAGTTACCAGGACAAGACGATCAACCATGGCAACCTCCCCCATCTGCAGCAGAGGGTGCGCTTTGCAGCCTCAGACCCCAGCCAGTACGATGCCTCCATTACCCTCTCGAACCTGCAAGTCTCCGACACAGCCACCTATGAGTGCCGGGTAAAGAAGACCACCGTGGCCACCCGGAGGGTCATCATCACCGTCCAAG CGCGGCCTGCGGTGCCCTTATGCTGGTCTGAGGGCCACTTTACACACGGCAATGATGTGGTGCTGAAGTGCTTCGCCAATGGGGGCAGCCCACCTCTCACCTACAAGTGGGCCAAGATCAGCGGGCATACTCACCCCTACCGGGCTGGGTCTTACCATTCTCAGCACAGCTTCCACTCTGAGCTCTCCTACCATGAGTCTTTCCACAGCTCCATCAGTCAAG GCCTGAACAACGGTGACCTAGTGTTGAAGGACATCTCCTACAAGGATGATGGGCTGTATCAGTGCACAGTGGCCAACCACGTGGGCTACAGCGTGTGTGTGGTGGAGGTGAAGGTCTCAG ACACCCGGCGCATAGGAATCATCATCGGCGCAGTGCTGGGCTCTTTGCTCGCGCTGGGCTGCCTCTTGGTGGGCATCTGGGGGctcgtctgctgctgctgcggggGCGCCGGGGTCGGCGGCGGCTCCCGCGGTGCCTTCGGCTACGGCGGCGGGGTCGGCGGCGGGGTCGGCGGAGGGGCCTGCGGCGACTTGTCTAATGAGATCAG AGAGGACGCCGTGGCGCCGGGGTGCAAGGCCAGCGGGCGCGGCAACCGCGTCACCCACCTCCTGGGGTACCCGACGCAGAACGTCAGCCGCTCCCTGCGCCGCAAGTACGCGCCTCAGCCCTGCGGCGGCCCGGAGGACGTGGCCCTGgcggcccgccccgcccccgcggcCGCCGCCTGCGAAGCGGGCCCCTCGCCGGTCTACGTCCAGGTCAAGAGCGCCGAGCCCGCCAGCAGCACCGCCGAGGGGCCGCTGCAGAGCAAGGACGGCCTGCTGGTGTGA
- the VSIG8 gene encoding V-set and immunoglobulin domain-containing protein 8 isoform X1 has product MGVRGAFHLLLACLSPALLSAVRINGDGQEILYLAEGDNVRLGCPYILDPEDYGPNGLDIEWKQVNSDPSHRENVFLSYQDKTINHGNLPHLQQRVRFAASDPSQYDASITLSNLQVSDTATYECRVKKTTVATRRVIITVQARPAVPLCWSEGHFTHGNDVVLKCFANGGSPPLTYKWAKISGHTHPYRAGSYHSQHSFHSELSYHESFHSSISQVSGLNNGDLVLKDISYKDDGLYQCTVANHVGYSVCVVEVKVSDTRRIGIIIGAVLGSLLALGCLLVGIWGLVCCCCGGAGVGGGSRGAFGYGGGVGGGVGGGACGDLSNEIREDAVAPGCKASGRGNRVTHLLGYPTQNVSRSLRRKYAPQPCGGPEDVALAARPAPAAAACEAGPSPVYVQVKSAEPASSTAEGPLQSKDGLLV; this is encoded by the exons ATGGGAGTCCGAGGAGCATTCCACCTTCTGCTCGCATGCCTGAGCCCAG CGCTGCTGTCTGCTGTACGGATCAACGGGGATGGCCAGGAGATCCTGTACCTGGCGGAAGGTGACAATGTGAGGCTGGGCTGCCCCTACATCCTGGACCCTGAGGACTACGGTCCTAATGGGCTGGACATCGAGTGGAAGCAGGTCAACTCAGACCCCTCACATCGGGAGAATGTG TTCCTTAGTTACCAGGACAAGACGATCAACCATGGCAACCTCCCCCATCTGCAGCAGAGGGTGCGCTTTGCAGCCTCAGACCCCAGCCAGTACGATGCCTCCATTACCCTCTCGAACCTGCAAGTCTCCGACACAGCCACCTATGAGTGCCGGGTAAAGAAGACCACCGTGGCCACCCGGAGGGTCATCATCACCGTCCAAG CGCGGCCTGCGGTGCCCTTATGCTGGTCTGAGGGCCACTTTACACACGGCAATGATGTGGTGCTGAAGTGCTTCGCCAATGGGGGCAGCCCACCTCTCACCTACAAGTGGGCCAAGATCAGCGGGCATACTCACCCCTACCGGGCTGGGTCTTACCATTCTCAGCACAGCTTCCACTCTGAGCTCTCCTACCATGAGTCTTTCCACAGCTCCATCAGTCAAG TTTCAGGCCTGAACAACGGTGACCTAGTGTTGAAGGACATCTCCTACAAGGATGATGGGCTGTATCAGTGCACAGTGGCCAACCACGTGGGCTACAGCGTGTGTGTGGTGGAGGTGAAGGTCTCAG ACACCCGGCGCATAGGAATCATCATCGGCGCAGTGCTGGGCTCTTTGCTCGCGCTGGGCTGCCTCTTGGTGGGCATCTGGGGGctcgtctgctgctgctgcggggGCGCCGGGGTCGGCGGCGGCTCCCGCGGTGCCTTCGGCTACGGCGGCGGGGTCGGCGGCGGGGTCGGCGGAGGGGCCTGCGGCGACTTGTCTAATGAGATCAG AGAGGACGCCGTGGCGCCGGGGTGCAAGGCCAGCGGGCGCGGCAACCGCGTCACCCACCTCCTGGGGTACCCGACGCAGAACGTCAGCCGCTCCCTGCGCCGCAAGTACGCGCCTCAGCCCTGCGGCGGCCCGGAGGACGTGGCCCTGgcggcccgccccgcccccgcggcCGCCGCCTGCGAAGCGGGCCCCTCGCCGGTCTACGTCCAGGTCAAGAGCGCCGAGCCCGCCAGCAGCACCGCCGAGGGGCCGCTGCAGAGCAAGGACGGCCTGCTGGTGTGA